A single Cucumis melo cultivar AY chromosome 4, USDA_Cmelo_AY_1.0, whole genome shotgun sequence DNA region contains:
- the LOC127148963 gene encoding regulatory-associated protein of TOR 1-like, protein MTGLGFEIISSSSASQVHGGLLAAGFFDGSVKLYDARIPELLVCTMRPHVQKVEKVVGIGFQPGLDSSKIVSASQAGDIQFLDIRNQRDRYLTIDAHRGSLTALAVHRHAPILASGSAKQLIKVFSLDGDQLGTIRYHQQACFHCWWNQT, encoded by the exons ATGACTG gTTTAGGTTTTGAGATTATTAGCTCTAGT TCTGCTTCTCAAGTCCATGGGGGTCTTCTTGCAGCTGGTTTCTTTGATGGTTCTGTCAAGCTTTATGATGCTCGCATTCCTGAATT GCTTGTCTGCACAATGCGCCCACATGTGCAAAAAGTAGAAAAGGTTGTGGGGATTGGCTTTCAACCCGGACTTGATTCGTCGAAG ATTGTCAGTGCCTCTCAGGCTGGTGATATTCAATTTCTGGATATCAGAAATCAGAGGGATCGGTATCTAACCATCGATGCTCACAGAGGTTCACTTACAGCATTAGCCGTTCATAGACATGCTCCTATCTTAGCTAGCGGTTCAGCCAAACAGTTAATTAAGGTCTTCAGCCTAGATGGCGATCAACTAGGCACCATTAGATACCATCAACAAGCGtgttttcattgttggtggaatcagacttga